The DNA sequence CTTGGGCGCATATTGCGCCATGTCCGACGCCTGACCAAAGGTGATCACGTTGCCCGCTTCCTGCGCTGCGGCCTGCGGCGCGGTGGAATCGGTGTGTTGCAGCACCACATCGGCGCCCTGGTCGATCAGCGTGCGCGCGGCGTCGGCCTCTTTCGCCGGGTCGAACCAGGTATAGGCCCAGACGATCTTGAACTGGACATCGGGGTTGACCTTCTTGGCGTGGATGTAGGCGGAGTTGATGCCGCGGATCACTTCGGGGATCGGATAGGATCCGATGTAGCCGATGATGTTGCTCTCGGTCATGCTGCCCGCGATATGCCCCTGGATCGCGCGGCCCTCGTAGAAGCGGGCGGAATAGGTCGACACGTTGTCGGCGCGCTTGTAGCCGGTGGCGTGTTCGAATTTCACATCCGGAAACTTCTTGGCCACGTTGATGGTCGGGTCCATGTAGCCGAAGGACGTGGTAAAGATCAGGTCGGCGCCGTCCAGCGCCATCTGTGTCATGACACGCTCGCTGTCGGGGCCCTCGGCCACGTTCTCGACGAACACGGTCTCGACCGCGTCGCCGAATTCTTCCTCGACGGCCAGACGGCCCTGGTTGTGCTCGTAGGTCCAGCCGCCGTCACCGACCGGCCCGACAAAGACGAAGCCGACCTTGGTCTTGTCCTGGGCGTAGGCGCCGGTGGCCAGGATCAGTGCCAGTGCGGCACCAGCGAGAAGAGTTCTGCGTTTCATGGTCATCCCCATTGTTGAAGTTTGTTGGCCCCTAGGACGAGGCGTGGAAGATACGCCCGAGCGAGGCGGGCGCGGCAGATTTGTCGCGGCTCAGAATCACCAGAACCACAATCGTGGTAACGTATGGCGACATGTCCAGATACTCCACCGGAATGGCAACCCCCGCGCCCTGCAGATTGAGCTGCAGCTGGTCGATGCCGCCGAAAAGATAGGCACCCAGCAAGAGCCGCCAGGGTTTCCAGCTGGCAAAAACCACCAGGGCCAGCGCGATCCACCCGATCCCGGCGGTCATGCCTTCGGTCCATTGCGGCACCCGGATCAGGCTGATGTAGGCCCCGCCTATGCCCGCGCAGGCGCCGCCGAACACGATTGCCAACGTCCGGATGCGCTTGACCGGGTAGCCCAGCGCATGCGCGGCATCATGGCTTTCGCCCACCGCGCGCAGGATCAGCCCCGCGCGGGTGAATTTCAGCACCGCCCAGACAGCGGCGACAAGCACCAGCCCCAGATAGAGGATGATGTCATGGGTAAAGAGGATCGGCCCGACCACCGGAATATCCGCCAGCAGGCCAAGGTCGACGTCCGGCAGACGCGGGGGGGTGACGCCGACGTAGGGCTGCCCCAGCAGCGACGACAGGCCAAGGCCGAACAGCGTGAGCGCAAGGCCGGAGGCGACCTGGTTGGCCAGTGTGACCTGCGTCAGGAAGGCAAAGAGCAGCGACAAGAGCGCCCCGCCAAGGGCGGCGGCGGCGAATCCCAGCAGCGGGGAGCCGGTTTCGACCGCCCCTGCAAATCCGCAGATCGCGCCGATGATCATCATCCCCTCCACCCCGAGGTTCAGCACGCCCGATTTCTCGACCACCAGTTCTCCGGTGGCGGCAAAGATCAGCGGTGTCGCCGCGACGAGAAAGCCTGCGACGAAGAGGATCGGGTTAATCGCGGACAGGTCCATCACGCTACCTCCGGCTTGCCCAGCCGAAGCCGGTAGTTTGTCAGCACGTCCAGTGCCAGCAGAAAGAACAGCAACATCCCCTGGAACACCTGGATCGCCGCCGCCGGCAGGCCCAGTTGCGACTGGGCGATGTCGCCGCCGATATAGGTCAGCGCCATCAACCCGCCCGCCAGCAGAATGCCGATCGGATGCAACCGCCCGAGGAACGCGACGATGATCGCCGTGAACCCGTAGCCGACGTTGAAATCAATGGTCACTTGCCCCGCCGGTCCCGCGACCTCGAACAACCCCGCCAGCCCGGCCAGCAGCCCCGATGTGCCCAGGCAGAACAACACCAGCCGCGCCGGGTTCACACCGGAAAAGCGCGCGGCGCGTGGCGCCTCTCCGGTGACGCGGATCGCAAAACCCAGCCGGTGCTTGGTCATCAGCACATAGGCCAGGATCACCGCGATCAGCGCCGCGACCACGCCCCAGTGCATGCCGGTCCCCTCGATCAGATCGGCGTTGAAGGCGCTCTCGTACTGCTGCAGGTTCCGCGACCCGGGAAAGCCGAACCCCTCGGGGTTCTTCAACAGCCCCAGCGACATCGAGGCAAGCAGGCTTTCAGCCACGTAGACCAGCATCAGCGACACGAGAATCTCGTTGGTGCCGAACCTGACCTTCAGGAGCGCCGGGATCATCGCCCAGATCCATCCGCCAAAGGCCCCCGCCAGCACCATCAGCGGAAACACGATGAAACTGTCCAGTGGATAAAGCGCCAGCCCCACCCCCGCGCCGAACAGCGCACCCATGATGTACTGACCTTCGGCGCCGATGTTCCAGATCCCCGCCTTGAACCCCAGGCTCAGCCCGATGGCGATCAGCACCAGCGGCGCGCCCTTGATCAGCAGCTGCGGGCGATAATAGAACGCGAACTCCCCGAACAGCGGCTGCCAGAAGATGGTGATGATCGAGGTCACCGGGTCCTTGCCCATGACGGCAAACATCAATCCGCCAAAGACCATCGTTGCCAGCACCGCCAGCAGCGGCGTGGCCAGCGAAACGGCGCGGCTGGGCTGGGGCCGCTTCTCCAGGCGTATCATGCGCCGTCCCCCGGCTTCATTGTTCCAAAAATACACGAAAGCAACGGCTCAGACATGCGCCACCTCCATCCCGTGCGCGCCGCCCATCATCAGGCCGATCTCTTCAACCGTCAGCCCCTGCGCCGGACGCGGCGGCGACAGGCGGCCCTCGTTCAGCGCCGCGAACCGGTCCGAGATCTCCATCAACTCATCCAGGTCCTGGCTGATCACCACGATCGCCGCGCCCTTCTCGGCAAGATCCAGCAGCGCCTGCCGGATGGCCGCGGCGGCAGAGGCATCGACCCCCCAGGTGGGCTGGTTCACCACCAGCAGGTCGGGCCGCTGCAACACCTCGCGACCGATCACGAACTTCTGCAGGTTCCCCCCCGACAGGGACCGTGCCGCGTTGCCCGGCCCCGGCGTGCGCACATCGAAGGTGCCGATGATGCGCTCGGCAAAGCTGCGCGCGGCGCCCCAGTCCAGCAATCCGCCCCGGTCGAGGCTCTCCCGCGCCGCCCCGGTGAGCATGGCGTTCTCCGTCAGGGACATGTCCGGCACCGCCGCATGGCCCAGCCGTTCCTCGGGGGCGGTCAGAACACCCATGGCCCGGCGCGGCGTCGGCCCCAGCACGCCGATGTCGCGGCCCTGAAACGCGATCATGCCGGGCGCGCTCAGGGTCTCGCCCGACAGGGCGGCCAGCAGCTCGTCCTGACCGTTGCCCGCAACCCCGCCGATGCCCAGCACCTCGCCCGTGCGCACCTCCAGGCTGATCTCGCGCAGCGGCATGCCAAAGGCGCTGGGCGATTTCGCCGACAGCCGGTCAAGCTTCAGCACCACCTCGCCCGGTGCCTTGCCCGCCCGCGTCGGTGTCTTCAGCACCGTGCCCACCATCATCTCCGCCATGTCGCGGGCCGAGGTCTCCGACGGGGTGCAATGGCCCACCACCTTGCCCAGCCGCAGGATCGTGGCACTGTCACACAGCGCGCGGATCTCCTCCAGCTTGTGCGAGATATACAGGATCGCGGTGCCTTCCGCGCTCAGCTTGCGCAACGTCTTGAACAGGATCTCGACCTCCTGCGGGGTCAGCACGCTGGTCGGTTCATCCATGATCAGCAGCCGCGGCTCCTGCAGCAGGCAGCGGATGATCTCGACCCGCTGGCGTTCCCCCGCGGATAGGTCCCCCACCACCCGGTCGGGGGCCAGGGGCAGGCCGTAGGTCTCCGACACCTCGCGGATGCGCCGGCTCAGCGCGCGCAGCTTCGGCGCGTCCTCCATCCCCAGCGCGATGTTCTCGGCCACGGTCAGCGCGTCGAAAAGCGAAAAGTGCTGGAACACCATGCCCACGCCCGCCGCCCGCGCCGCATGCGGATCGCCGGGGGCGAAGGGCGCGCCGTGCATCCGCATCCGCCCGGCATCGGGCTTGACCAGACCGTAGATCATCTTGACCAGCGTGGACTTGCCCGCGCCGTTCTCGCCCAGCAGCGCGTGGACCTCGCCGGGGGCGATGCGCAGCGATACGTCGTCGTTGGCGACCACGCCGGGATAGGCTTTCGTCAGGCCTGACAGGTCCAGCAGCGGCGCGTCGGTCATGCGGTCTCCCCTTGAAGTGTCGGAAAAAGAAGCCCGTTTACACAGCCTTTTGCAATAGCGTCGGGCGCCCGGCCCAGCGATTTGTCCCCGATGGGACAGGTAATTGCCGCCGGATCGAGCGCCAGCGCCTCCAGCCGGGTGCGGAACCGGCGCCACTTTGTCTCCGATCCGATCAGCCCGCAAGAGCCGAAGCCGCGCCGCAACAGCGCCGCGCAGAGCGCAAGGTCGATGTCATGTGAATAGGTGAAGATCAGGTGATGCGCGTCGGGCGGCGCCGCGGCGGCCAGCCGCGGCATAT is a window from the Sulfitobacter sp. THAF37 genome containing:
- a CDS encoding BMP family ABC transporter substrate-binding protein produces the protein MKRRTLLAGAALALILATGAYAQDKTKVGFVFVGPVGDGGWTYEHNQGRLAVEEEFGDAVETVFVENVAEGPDSERVMTQMALDGADLIFTTSFGYMDPTINVAKKFPDVKFEHATGYKRADNVSTYSARFYEGRAIQGHIAGSMTESNIIGYIGSYPIPEVIRGINSAYIHAKKVNPDVQFKIVWAYTWFDPAKEADAARTLIDQGADVVLQHTDSTAPQAAAQEAGNVITFGQASDMAQYAPKPRVSSIIDDWAPYYIARTKAVMDGTWESTDTWDGIGAGMVAIGEITDAVPAEVKEEALALKDSIASGDYHPFTGPINKQDGSVWLAEGETADDGTLAGMNFYVEGIEGDIPQ
- a CDS encoding ABC transporter permease; amino-acid sequence: MDLSAINPILFVAGFLVAATPLIFAATGELVVEKSGVLNLGVEGMMIIGAICGFAGAVETGSPLLGFAAAALGGALLSLLFAFLTQVTLANQVASGLALTLFGLGLSSLLGQPYVGVTPPRLPDVDLGLLADIPVVGPILFTHDIILYLGLVLVAAVWAVLKFTRAGLILRAVGESHDAAHALGYPVKRIRTLAIVFGGACAGIGGAYISLIRVPQWTEGMTAGIGWIALALVVFASWKPWRLLLGAYLFGGIDQLQLNLQGAGVAIPVEYLDMSPYVTTIVVLVILSRDKSAAPASLGRIFHASS
- a CDS encoding ABC transporter permease, with protein sequence MIRLEKRPQPSRAVSLATPLLAVLATMVFGGLMFAVMGKDPVTSIITIFWQPLFGEFAFYYRPQLLIKGAPLVLIAIGLSLGFKAGIWNIGAEGQYIMGALFGAGVGLALYPLDSFIVFPLMVLAGAFGGWIWAMIPALLKVRFGTNEILVSLMLVYVAESLLASMSLGLLKNPEGFGFPGSRNLQQYESAFNADLIEGTGMHWGVVAALIAVILAYVLMTKHRLGFAIRVTGEAPRAARFSGVNPARLVLFCLGTSGLLAGLAGLFEVAGPAGQVTIDFNVGYGFTAIIVAFLGRLHPIGILLAGGLMALTYIGGDIAQSQLGLPAAAIQVFQGMLLFFLLALDVLTNYRLRLGKPEVA
- a CDS encoding ABC transporter ATP-binding protein translates to MTDAPLLDLSGLTKAYPGVVANDDVSLRIAPGEVHALLGENGAGKSTLVKMIYGLVKPDAGRMRMHGAPFAPGDPHAARAAGVGMVFQHFSLFDALTVAENIALGMEDAPKLRALSRRIREVSETYGLPLAPDRVVGDLSAGERQRVEIIRCLLQEPRLLIMDEPTSVLTPQEVEILFKTLRKLSAEGTAILYISHKLEEIRALCDSATILRLGKVVGHCTPSETSARDMAEMMVGTVLKTPTRAGKAPGEVVLKLDRLSAKSPSAFGMPLREISLEVRTGEVLGIGGVAGNGQDELLAALSGETLSAPGMIAFQGRDIGVLGPTPRRAMGVLTAPEERLGHAAVPDMSLTENAMLTGAARESLDRGGLLDWGAARSFAERIIGTFDVRTPGPGNAARSLSGGNLQKFVIGREVLQRPDLLVVNQPTWGVDASAAAAIRQALLDLAEKGAAIVVISQDLDELMEISDRFAALNEGRLSPPRPAQGLTVEEIGLMMGGAHGMEVAHV